Part of the Geoalkalibacter ferrihydriticus DSM 17813 genome is shown below.
TGAAGATCGCCGGCGGCAACAACAACAGGGCGCAGAACAGAATATTGACGCTGGTGGTGAGCCAGGGCGCCTGGGGCAGCATGTGGGTCCAGAAAATGTAAACCCGCTCGACCATCATCAGCAAGGGAGCAAAGGTAAGAGCAGCTCCGGCGATGGCCACTTCAAGCCAGGCATAGACCCGCAGCAGGTTGGTGTCGTGGTCGACGGTATAGCGGCCGAACACATAGCTGCCCAACGCCAGGCCCGCCATGAAGGTCGCGGTGACGATACTCACCGCCCCGATGGTGGTGCCAAAGGTCAGGGCGAGGTATTTGCTCCACAGCACCTCGTAGATCAGGGCACAAAATCCCGACAGGGCGAAGAGCAGGTAGACGACGAACTTTTGGCAGGGGCGCGGCTCCATGAGGGCTCCGGGGGTGTTTAAGAGGCACTGCGCGCGGGATTACCCGAAATATCCTCGGAAACTCTGCAAAATGAACGCCGGAATCTGCCCAAAAATAAAAAATCCTTTTGTTGGGGTGATATCCCATTGTTTGCGGGACTTTTCCCTCAGGGCCTATTCCTCTTCGGAATTTTCGTCCCAGCCGTCTTCTTCCAGATCTTCCATGTCGTCCTCATCCGGTTGGGCCATTTCGACCATGAAACGCACCGCCAGGGACACGGCTTCGGCGCGCAGTTGCGGGTTGCCGCCGCGCGCCGGCATCAGGCCGCTTTCGCCCTGGTAGCCTTGGATGGCATTTTCCACCAGCTTGTGCATGCCCTTGTCCAGGCGCGGTTGCCAGGCGGGTACATCGCCCAGGCGCGGCGCGCCGCCCTCGCCGTCGTTGTGGCATTGAGCGCAGGCGCGGTGATAATAGCGTGCGCCCATTTCGGCCAAGTCCTGAGGATTGTTGGTCACGATGGGACCCGAGGGTGTCGGCCGCGCTTCCGGTGCCTTTACCGCGGACGGCTCCTCTTTGGGTGCCGGCGGTGCGGGCTCCTCGCGGCTACAGGCGACGAGAAAGACCAACAGGGTGCAAAGCAAAAACAGAGGGCGAATCATGGGATACTCCTTAATGCGAAATGGTTAGTCTTCCATTAGGGACGCAATGTATTGAGGAATCCAGGGATAGTGCACTTCCGACCAGGGAAGGTCAGCCAACTCCCGAAGAAGCTCCGCAGCCTCAAGCGCTTTGCCCAGTTCCAGATAAACTTCGGCCATGCGCAGAGGCAGGAAGGGATTGCGCGAATCCTCGGCGGCGGCCATTTCCAGCATGCGCAGTTCCTGATCGGGCAACTCCCGCGTACGGGCCAGGGCCGCCAGGTTGAGATATTCCACGGCGTAGCCGGGGTCGAGAGCCACGGTGCGGGCCAGGGCCTCGAGAGCTTCGCTGCCGGCGCGGCGCGTGCGCAGGGCGCGGTAGAGTTCGAATTGCAGGGGCGCATCGTCCGTCCAGCGCGCAGCCGCCTCACGCGCCGTTTCGAGAACCCGGTCCATTTCCAGGAAGGTGGCCAGATAGAGAATGTCGCCGTGTTCGTGCCAGGCGCGCGGCTGCGGGCGCGTGAGCATGCCTGGCTCGGTGAATATGCGCGCCAGGCGATGGCCGAGAAAGCGCATGTCGACACTCACCCGCCCCTCGCCTTGCCCCA
Proteins encoded:
- a CDS encoding c-type cytochrome, which gives rise to MIRPLFLLCTLLVFLVACSREEPAPPAPKEEPSAVKAPEARPTPSGPIVTNNPQDLAEMGARYYHRACAQCHNDGEGGAPRLGDVPAWQPRLDKGMHKLVENAIQGYQGESGLMPARGGNPQLRAEAVSLAVRFMVEMAQPDEDDMEDLEEDGWDENSEEE